In a single window of the Desulfovibrio mangrovi genome:
- a CDS encoding oxidoreductase → MVDNTNKVALVTGASSGMGMDFVESLLKEGMIVYAAARRMERMDKLREMGAHVLKMDITKDTDVRAAITSIEVKHGGVDVLVNNAGFGLYGSMEETSMEDARYQFEVNFFGLARLTQLVLPYMRKQRSGKIINISSVGGKIYTPLGSWYHATKHALEGWSDCLRLEVSQFGIDVVIIEPGGIATEFADVMSENMTKRSGDGPYSHMVKGYLKMFESFGSKMLSKPKVITELILKAVRSGRPKTRYYAGRGAFTLFFLRRLLCDRLFDRVAMSLVR, encoded by the coding sequence ATGGTGGATAATACCAATAAAGTCGCATTGGTGACTGGTGCTTCGTCTGGCATGGGCATGGATTTTGTCGAGAGCCTGCTTAAAGAAGGGATGATCGTTTATGCGGCAGCAAGACGTATGGAGCGCATGGACAAACTCCGTGAAATGGGCGCACATGTCCTCAAAATGGATATCACCAAGGATACGGATGTCCGTGCTGCTATAACTTCCATTGAGGTAAAGCATGGTGGCGTTGATGTGCTGGTGAACAATGCTGGTTTTGGTTTGTATGGTTCCATGGAGGAAACATCCATGGAAGATGCCCGCTATCAGTTTGAAGTGAATTTTTTTGGTCTAGCTCGTCTCACGCAACTCGTGTTGCCGTATATGCGCAAGCAGCGTTCGGGCAAGATCATCAACATTTCTTCTGTCGGTGGTAAGATTTATACACCTCTCGGTAGCTGGTATCATGCAACCAAGCATGCATTGGAGGGATGGTCTGATTGCCTGCGTCTCGAAGTGTCACAATTCGGCATTGATGTGGTCATTATTGAGCCGGGCGGTATTGCCACAGAGTTTGCGGATGTCATGAGTGAGAATATGACTAAGCGTTCTGGCGACGGGCCCTATAGCCATATGGTGAAAGGCTATTTGAAGATGTTTGAATCATTTGGGAGCAAGATGCTTTCCAAGCCGAAGGTCATCACCGAATTGATCCTCAAGGCTGTTCGCTCCGGTCGACCCAAGACGCGTTACTATGCAGGTAGGGGGGCGTTTACGTTGTTTTTTTTGCGCAGGCTGCTTTGTGATCGACTTTTCGACCGTGTCGCAATGTCCTTGGTTAGATAG
- a CDS encoding AraC family transcriptional regulator, which translates to MKQATRFTVDSSWKMLLADLGIGETALLRLAGLPVDLFSRQGATLEVDDYFSFWRGLEQFAGEKELALLIGQAISPEMFNPALFASFCSPDLNTAMKRMQQYKPLCGPMNLTLEIDEVATSVTVDCAGYCKRIPASLGAMDAVFFTQLARMGTRHRITPTEVVFAHTPADRKAYEEFFGVPVTVGDVYRTTFSAEDASMPFLSENHGMWEFFEPALNKRLSELEEGASTSARVRSLLLEMLPRGESSVDDAAGYLAMSKRTLQRKLTDERQSFQGILKATRKDLAEYYLSNSTIPQGEISFLLGFQDTNSFTRAFSNWTGQTPGQYRLTTIQ; encoded by the coding sequence ATGAAACAAGCGACTCGGTTTACTGTCGACAGCAGCTGGAAGATGTTGCTGGCTGACCTGGGTATCGGCGAAACAGCTCTGCTGCGGCTTGCCGGTCTGCCTGTGGACCTTTTTTCCCGACAAGGGGCTACGCTGGAGGTGGATGATTATTTCTCCTTCTGGCGGGGGTTGGAGCAGTTCGCGGGAGAGAAAGAACTTGCTCTGCTTATTGGGCAGGCCATTTCTCCCGAGATGTTCAACCCGGCATTGTTTGCCAGTTTTTGCAGCCCGGACTTGAATACGGCTATGAAGCGGATGCAGCAATACAAGCCGCTGTGCGGTCCCATGAATCTCACTTTGGAGATCGACGAGGTTGCCACCAGCGTGACAGTGGATTGCGCAGGTTACTGCAAGAGAATTCCTGCATCTCTCGGGGCCATGGACGCTGTTTTCTTTACGCAGCTGGCTCGGATGGGAACTCGTCACCGGATAACGCCCACTGAGGTTGTATTTGCTCATACTCCTGCTGACCGAAAGGCGTATGAAGAATTCTTCGGTGTCCCCGTGACCGTTGGCGATGTCTATCGGACGACTTTCAGTGCAGAAGACGCCTCAATGCCGTTCTTGTCTGAAAACCATGGCATGTGGGAGTTCTTTGAGCCAGCCTTGAACAAGCGGCTTTCTGAGCTGGAAGAGGGCGCCTCCACCAGCGCGCGGGTTCGGTCTTTGTTGTTGGAGATGTTGCCGCGTGGCGAGTCGTCCGTGGATGACGCCGCCGGGTATCTCGCCATGTCAAAGCGGACATTGCAGCGTAAGCTGACAGACGAAAGGCAGTCTTTTCAGGGTATCCTTAAAGCGACTCGCAAGGATTTGGCTGAATACTACCTTTCAAACTCGACAATTCCGCAAGGGGAGATATCCTTTCTGCTCGGCTTTCAGGATACCAACTCATTTACCCGCGCCTTTTCCAATTGGACTGGGCAAACTCCCGGCCAGTATCGGCTTACAACGATTCAATAG
- a CDS encoding aldehyde ferredoxin oxidoreductase family protein translates to METILRVQCNGSEAPTLTTHPVGTYAGLGGRAMTTKVIYTEVPPDCHPLGPENKLVFAPGLMSGTAAATSGRLSVGCKSPLTGTIKEANAGGTAAQALAKLGYAAIIFEGEAKGDALYRLVIDENGAKVEPADSYRMLPNYALRDKVQEEFGDKVTMISIGTAGEMRMANSTIAVTDPEFRPTRHAGRGGVGAVMGSKGFKCIVVNAEKASIRKPALPDAFKAANKKFVEGLKGHPVTGTGLPAYGTNILTNILNEAGGYPTRNFSTGRYDNASNISGEAQAELERVRGGNPTHGCHKGCVIKCSGIYVDKEGNFLTKQPEYETVWSHGGNCGIDDLDAIALMDRLDDDYGLDTIEMGATIGVAMEAGVIPFGDKDGAIDLIHQVGKGTPLGRILGAGTAVTAKCYGLERAPVVKNQALPAYDPRAVKGIGVTYATTTQGADHTAGYAVATNILSVGGHVNPLSSEGQAELSRNLQVATAALDATGYCLFIAFAILDQSETFDAMVESINAMYNLKMNGGDVVALGQEILRMEREFNKAAGFGPAHDRLPRYFKREPLAPHGVVFDVPDAELDSVYNF, encoded by the coding sequence ATGGAAACCATTTTACGCGTGCAGTGCAACGGCTCCGAAGCACCGACCCTGACCACGCACCCTGTCGGCACCTACGCCGGTCTGGGCGGCAGAGCCATGACCACCAAGGTGATCTATACGGAAGTCCCCCCGGACTGCCATCCGCTTGGGCCCGAAAACAAACTGGTTTTCGCCCCCGGCCTCATGAGCGGCACGGCAGCCGCCACCTCAGGTCGCCTATCCGTAGGTTGCAAAAGTCCCCTCACCGGAACCATCAAGGAAGCCAACGCCGGCGGCACGGCGGCTCAGGCGCTTGCCAAACTGGGCTACGCCGCCATTATCTTTGAAGGCGAAGCAAAGGGCGATGCCCTCTACCGCCTCGTCATCGACGAAAACGGGGCCAAGGTGGAACCGGCAGATTCCTATCGCATGCTTCCCAACTACGCCCTGCGTGACAAAGTGCAGGAAGAATTCGGCGACAAGGTCACGATGATCAGCATTGGCACGGCCGGCGAAATGCGCATGGCCAACTCCACCATTGCGGTCACAGATCCCGAATTCCGTCCAACCCGCCATGCCGGTCGCGGCGGTGTTGGTGCTGTTATGGGTTCCAAGGGCTTCAAGTGCATTGTCGTGAATGCGGAAAAGGCCTCCATCCGCAAGCCCGCTCTGCCGGATGCCTTCAAAGCCGCCAACAAGAAATTCGTGGAAGGCTTGAAAGGCCATCCCGTTACAGGTACCGGCCTACCCGCATATGGCACCAACATTCTGACCAACATCCTGAACGAAGCCGGTGGCTATCCCACCCGCAACTTCTCCACAGGACGTTATGATAACGCGAGCAACATTTCCGGCGAGGCGCAGGCTGAACTGGAACGAGTGCGTGGTGGTAATCCTACCCATGGCTGCCACAAGGGGTGCGTAATCAAGTGTTCGGGCATCTATGTAGACAAGGAAGGAAACTTCCTTACCAAGCAGCCGGAATATGAAACCGTGTGGTCGCATGGCGGCAACTGTGGCATTGACGATCTGGACGCCATTGCGTTGATGGACCGCCTTGATGACGACTACGGGCTGGATACCATTGAGATGGGTGCCACGATCGGCGTTGCCATGGAGGCTGGCGTTATTCCCTTCGGCGACAAGGACGGAGCCATCGACCTTATCCATCAGGTCGGCAAGGGCACGCCTCTGGGCCGCATTCTCGGTGCGGGCACGGCGGTCACGGCCAAGTGCTACGGACTGGAACGCGCTCCCGTTGTTAAGAATCAGGCTCTGCCTGCGTATGACCCGCGCGCGGTCAAGGGCATTGGTGTTACCTATGCCACCACCACGCAGGGTGCCGACCACACCGCAGGCTACGCCGTTGCCACCAACATTCTGAGCGTGGGTGGCCACGTGAACCCCCTTTCTTCCGAAGGGCAGGCCGAGCTTTCCCGCAACCTGCAGGTGGCCACCGCCGCACTGGACGCGACCGGCTATTGCCTGTTCATCGCATTTGCCATCCTTGACCAGTCCGAGACCTTCGATGCCATGGTGGAGAGCATTAACGCCATGTACAACCTGAAGATGAACGGCGGCGATGTGGTGGCCCTCGGTCAGGAAATCCTGCGCATGGAGCGCGAATTCAACAAGGCCGCCGGATTTGGACCCGCACATGACCGTCTGCCGCGCTATTTCAAGCGCGAACCGCTTGCCCCTCACGGGGTTGTGTTTGACGTGCCGGATGCCGAACTGGATTCCGTGTACAACTTCTAG
- a CDS encoding FAD/NAD(P)-binding protein → MTSNPPNVYLPDMATIVEVVQETPAIKTFRVVLNSEERMQAFNFEPGQVGQLSVLGVGESTFVINSPPTRKDYLQFSVMKVGELTSRLHRLKAGDQIGVRAPLGNAFPYESMKGKNIVFIGGGIGMAPLRTLLLFMLDNRADYGDITLLYGARSPRDMAYGYEVEEWLQRKDMRTVLTVDNGTPEWKHKVGLIPNILREINPSPENTVAVTCGPPIMIKFTVQALQELGFDDEQVVTTLEKRMKCGVGICGRCNMGTSYVCKDGPVYTLAQLKQLPNEM, encoded by the coding sequence ATGACTAGCAATCCGCCCAATGTGTATCTGCCGGATATGGCCACCATTGTGGAGGTGGTGCAGGAAACTCCTGCCATCAAAACCTTTCGCGTGGTCCTGAACAGCGAAGAGAGAATGCAGGCTTTCAACTTCGAACCCGGCCAGGTGGGCCAACTCTCCGTTCTCGGCGTTGGTGAATCCACCTTTGTCATCAATTCACCGCCCACCAGAAAGGACTACCTTCAGTTCAGCGTCATGAAGGTGGGCGAACTGACCAGTCGACTGCATCGCCTCAAAGCTGGAGACCAGATCGGCGTACGGGCTCCGCTGGGCAATGCCTTTCCCTACGAATCCATGAAAGGCAAAAACATCGTGTTCATCGGCGGCGGCATCGGTATGGCTCCGCTGCGCACGCTGCTGCTTTTCATGCTGGATAACCGTGCGGATTACGGTGATATCACCCTGCTCTACGGAGCCCGCAGCCCCCGAGACATGGCCTACGGCTATGAAGTGGAAGAGTGGCTGCAACGCAAGGACATGCGCACCGTGCTGACCGTGGACAACGGCACGCCGGAGTGGAAGCACAAGGTAGGCCTCATTCCCAACATTCTACGTGAAATCAATCCCAGCCCCGAAAATACCGTTGCCGTGACCTGCGGCCCGCCCATCATGATCAAGTTCACGGTGCAGGCGCTGCAGGAGCTGGGCTTTGACGACGAGCAGGTTGTCACCACACTGGAGAAACGCATGAAATGTGGTGTGGGCATCTGCGGTCGCTGCAACATGGGCACAAGCTACGTCTGCAAGGACGGGCCCGTGTATACGCTGGCACAACTCAAACAACTCCCCAACGAGATGTAG
- a CDS encoding 4Fe-4S dicluster domain-containing protein, with product MSTVRFLKARDIAPWLEELSRDFTVLAPAQHGSSIVFREFDPARGIELSQLSTTPAKRALLPPCETLFEYETTKTLEPPYKTSIELKPTLPEGKSVVFGARPCDARAMQIFDRVYNGDQVKDPYYTARRDNATIVTLACSEQEEACFCDRVGGSPVDATGSDILLTPLKAGYVAEALTPKGEKLLKSTSFMKAEGLRQEALNSRNRILEQVPERSSFLDMERNLLSLFGDLGFWDKTAEACLSCGACTYLCPTCYCFNITDETRGESGRRIRTWDNCMSSQFTLEGSGHNPRPSKAHRMRNRIGHKFSYYPQLHDKTLACVGCGRCVSNCPVSFDIRNAVACAIQQAGAIQEQAHD from the coding sequence ATGAGTACCGTACGTTTTCTCAAGGCCCGAGACATCGCCCCGTGGCTGGAAGAGTTAAGCCGAGATTTCACCGTGCTAGCACCGGCACAGCACGGCAGCTCCATTGTATTCCGCGAATTCGATCCCGCACGCGGCATCGAGCTTTCACAGCTCTCCACCACGCCCGCCAAAAGAGCACTGCTGCCTCCCTGTGAAACGCTCTTTGAGTATGAAACGACCAAAACGCTTGAGCCGCCCTATAAGACAAGCATTGAGCTCAAGCCTACTCTGCCTGAGGGAAAGAGCGTGGTCTTTGGTGCTCGCCCCTGTGATGCCCGGGCCATGCAGATATTCGACCGCGTATACAACGGTGATCAGGTCAAGGATCCCTACTACACAGCACGTCGCGACAATGCCACCATAGTTACCCTTGCCTGCTCGGAACAGGAAGAAGCCTGTTTCTGCGACAGGGTGGGAGGCAGCCCTGTGGACGCCACTGGTTCAGACATTCTGCTCACCCCCCTTAAAGCGGGCTACGTGGCTGAAGCACTTACTCCCAAAGGTGAGAAGTTGCTCAAAAGCACAAGCTTCATGAAGGCTGAAGGCCTGCGGCAGGAGGCGCTCAACTCCCGCAACAGAATATTGGAGCAGGTGCCCGAGCGCAGCTCCTTCCTTGATATGGAGCGCAACCTGCTCTCCCTGTTCGGCGATCTGGGGTTCTGGGACAAGACGGCGGAAGCCTGTCTGAGTTGCGGGGCCTGCACCTATCTGTGTCCCACCTGTTACTGCTTTAATATCACGGACGAAACACGCGGAGAATCCGGCAGGCGGATACGCACGTGGGATAACTGCATGTCCAGCCAGTTCACCCTTGAAGGCAGCGGTCATAACCCGCGGCCATCAAAGGCGCACCGCATGCGCAATCGCATAGGCCACAAGTTCAGCTATTACCCGCAGCTACACGACAAAACGCTGGCCTGCGTGGGATGCGGCAGATGCGTTTCCAATTGTCCGGTTTCATTCGATATTCGCAATGCCGTCGCCTGCGCCATACAACAGGCCGGAGCCATTCAGGAGCAAGCCCATGACTAG
- a CDS encoding 4Fe-4S dicluster domain-containing protein, translated as MVQHTQELRKLIAQALPELDVVLAWTSGSNQLASAPLFITAEDDLDKLDFGPMHVQNLAAYLPSLKGRKVGIVTRGCDSRTIIELLQEKLINRDEITIFGIPCTGAVNIRKVREAADGQRLRSVEAGKDIVSVTTDEGVRTIPMQDVLMEKCYNCPSQTPLIHDHMVTERNGCHMTGEAPESTLDKLDAMEPDARFAFWEESMDRCIRCYACRNACPLCVCKDSCVAQSRDPHWVDLSDNPREKLMFQAIHALHTAGRCTECGECERACPMGIPILAMKQALNRRIKHLFDYEAGMDMENTPPLFMFRQQEEHIKERDAR; from the coding sequence ATGGTACAGCATACTCAGGAGCTTCGTAAGCTCATCGCACAGGCCCTGCCCGAACTGGACGTGGTGCTGGCTTGGACATCCGGCTCCAACCAACTGGCCAGTGCTCCGCTGTTCATCACGGCAGAGGATGATCTGGACAAGCTGGATTTCGGCCCCATGCATGTACAGAACCTTGCCGCCTATCTGCCGTCCCTGAAGGGGCGCAAGGTAGGTATTGTTACACGCGGTTGCGACAGCCGCACTATTATCGAGCTGCTGCAGGAAAAGCTGATCAACCGAGACGAGATAACCATCTTCGGCATCCCCTGCACCGGCGCTGTGAACATCCGTAAAGTGCGCGAGGCCGCAGACGGCCAACGGCTGCGCTCCGTGGAGGCAGGCAAGGACATCGTCTCCGTCACCACGGACGAAGGCGTCCGCACCATCCCCATGCAGGATGTGCTGATGGAGAAATGCTACAACTGCCCGAGTCAGACTCCGCTCATTCACGACCACATGGTAACGGAACGCAATGGCTGCCACATGACCGGCGAAGCTCCGGAAAGTACGCTGGACAAGCTGGATGCCATGGAGCCGGATGCCCGTTTCGCCTTCTGGGAAGAGAGCATGGACCGCTGCATACGCTGTTACGCTTGCCGCAACGCCTGCCCGCTGTGTGTCTGCAAGGATAGCTGCGTGGCGCAAAGCCGCGACCCTCACTGGGTTGATCTGTCCGACAATCCCCGTGAAAAGCTGATGTTTCAGGCCATACACGCCCTGCACACTGCAGGACGTTGTACCGAATGCGGGGAATGCGAGCGCGCCTGCCCTATGGGCATTCCGATTCTCGCCATGAAGCAAGCCCTGAACCGGCGGATCAAGCATTTGTTTGATTATGAGGCCGGCATGGATATGGAGAACACTCCTCCGCTCTTCATGTTCCGCCAGCAGGAAGAACACATCAAGGAGAGGGATGCACGATGA
- a CDS encoding hydrogenase iron-sulfur subunit: protein MPVLEGKELRIVGFLCNWCSYGGADTAGVGRFAQPTDLRIIKLPCTGRVNPLFVVRAFLNGADGVLVSGCHPGDCHYTAGNFYARRRLEVLRELLDVMGIQPERFHYTWVSASEGQKWKQVVSDFTARIHELGPAASFSNCPAVTVETGMKAAI, encoded by the coding sequence ATGCCCGTACTAGAAGGAAAAGAACTCCGCATCGTGGGATTTCTCTGCAACTGGTGCTCTTACGGTGGCGCAGACACTGCAGGGGTTGGGCGCTTTGCCCAGCCAACGGACCTGCGCATCATCAAGCTGCCCTGCACAGGGCGCGTAAATCCGCTCTTTGTGGTGCGTGCCTTCCTTAATGGCGCGGACGGAGTGCTCGTTTCCGGCTGCCACCCCGGCGATTGTCATTATACCGCAGGCAACTTCTACGCCCGCAGACGTCTGGAAGTTCTGCGTGAACTGCTGGATGTAATGGGTATTCAGCCCGAGCGCTTCCACTACACGTGGGTTTCCGCTTCCGAAGGGCAGAAGTGGAAGCAGGTAGTCTCGGATTTCACCGCCCGAATCCATGAACTCGGCCCGGCGGCATCCTTCAGCAACTGCCCTGCTGTCACGGTAGAAACCGGCATGAAGGCCGCCATCTGA
- a CDS encoding CoB--CoM heterodisulfide reductase iron-sulfur subunit A family protein, with the protein MNIGVFVCHCGSNIAGTVDTEKVAEAARSFPDVAFSTDTMYACSEPGQAGIIDAIKEYGLDGIVVASCTPRMHEATFRKTLERAGLNKYLFEMANIREHVSWIGKDKEANTNKATELVKMAVAKLRNNTELHAGEFEINKRVMVIGGGVAGIQAALDCADGGLEVILVERESSIGGKMAKLDKTFPTVDCSSCILGPRMVDVAQHPNITLYAMSEVESVNGFVGNFDVSIRKKATYVDWEACTGCGQCMEKCPSKKAEDHFNEGVGTTTAINIPFPQAIPKKAVINANACIMLSKGKCGACAKLCPTQAIRFEQQDEVVQEQVGAIIAATGYDLFDHTLYGEYGGGRYPDVITSIQYERLLSASGPTGGHIKRPSDGKEPRNVVFIQCVGSRDPSVNRPYCSGFCCMYTAKQAILTKDHIPDSQSHVFYMDIRSPGKLYDEFTRRAMEEYGARYIRGRVSTIQPRNGHYVVKGADTIMGTQVEVEADLVVLAVGAEASKGAGELAEKLRISYDGYGFFMEGHPKLKPVETNTAGVYLAGSCQGPKDIPSSVAQGSAAASKVQSLFSKDKLASDPQVSSVAMQRCVGCAKCESTCPFGAIEMTEFRGMPKASVVETVCQGCGVCAVTCPQGAIQLQHFTDNQILAEVNALCPY; encoded by the coding sequence ATGAATATTGGAGTTTTCGTGTGCCACTGCGGATCCAACATCGCAGGCACCGTGGATACGGAGAAGGTGGCGGAAGCCGCACGCAGCTTCCCTGACGTGGCCTTCTCCACAGACACCATGTACGCATGTTCGGAGCCTGGGCAGGCGGGCATCATAGATGCCATTAAGGAATACGGGCTGGACGGCATAGTCGTCGCATCCTGCACACCGCGCATGCACGAGGCCACATTCCGCAAGACGCTGGAACGCGCCGGTCTGAACAAATACCTCTTCGAAATGGCCAATATCCGCGAACACGTGTCGTGGATCGGCAAGGACAAGGAGGCTAACACCAACAAGGCCACTGAGTTGGTCAAGATGGCCGTGGCCAAGCTGCGCAACAATACGGAGCTGCACGCGGGCGAGTTCGAGATTAACAAGCGTGTCATGGTCATCGGCGGCGGCGTGGCGGGAATTCAGGCGGCACTGGACTGTGCGGACGGCGGACTTGAGGTGATTCTCGTGGAACGCGAATCCAGCATCGGCGGCAAGATGGCCAAGCTGGACAAGACCTTCCCCACCGTGGACTGCTCAAGCTGCATTCTCGGTCCCCGTATGGTGGACGTTGCCCAGCACCCTAACATCACGCTCTATGCCATGTCTGAAGTGGAAAGCGTGAACGGCTTTGTGGGCAACTTTGATGTCTCCATCCGTAAAAAGGCCACCTATGTGGATTGGGAGGCCTGCACCGGTTGCGGACAATGTATGGAGAAATGCCCCAGTAAAAAGGCAGAAGATCACTTTAACGAAGGCGTGGGTACCACCACGGCCATCAACATTCCCTTCCCGCAGGCTATTCCCAAAAAAGCCGTAATCAATGCCAACGCCTGCATCATGCTTTCCAAAGGCAAATGCGGAGCTTGCGCCAAGCTGTGCCCCACACAGGCCATCCGCTTTGAGCAGCAGGACGAAGTCGTTCAGGAACAGGTGGGCGCCATCATCGCGGCCACCGGCTACGATCTGTTCGACCACACCCTCTACGGAGAATACGGCGGCGGCAGATATCCCGATGTCATCACGTCAATACAATATGAACGCCTGCTCTCGGCATCCGGCCCCACGGGGGGGCACATAAAGCGCCCCTCCGACGGGAAGGAGCCCAGGAACGTCGTGTTCATCCAGTGTGTGGGCTCGCGCGACCCTTCCGTGAACCGCCCATACTGTTCCGGTTTTTGCTGCATGTATACAGCCAAGCAGGCCATTCTGACCAAAGATCACATTCCGGACTCTCAGTCCCACGTTTTCTACATGGACATCCGCTCGCCCGGGAAGCTCTATGACGAGTTCACCCGCAGGGCCATGGAAGAGTATGGCGCTCGTTACATACGCGGCCGAGTTTCCACCATTCAGCCCCGCAACGGCCACTATGTGGTCAAGGGCGCGGATACCATCATGGGAACGCAGGTTGAAGTGGAAGCCGATCTCGTGGTGCTCGCCGTAGGTGCAGAAGCCTCCAAGGGCGCGGGAGAACTGGCAGAAAAACTTCGTATCTCCTACGACGGCTATGGCTTCTTCATGGAAGGGCATCCCAAGCTCAAGCCTGTGGAAACCAACACGGCAGGCGTCTATCTGGCCGGTTCCTGTCAGGGCCCCAAAGACATTCCCTCATCCGTGGCTCAGGGCAGTGCGGCTGCAAGCAAAGTGCAGTCGCTGTTCTCCAAGGACAAGCTCGCAAGCGATCCGCAGGTTTCCAGCGTTGCCATGCAGCGCTGTGTGGGCTGCGCAAAGTGCGAGTCAACCTGCCCCTTCGGAGCCATCGAAATGACGGAGTTCCGCGGCATGCCCAAGGCCTCAGTGGTGGAAACCGTCTGTCAGGGTTGCGGCGTATGCGCGGTAACCTGTCCGCAGGGGGCCATTCAGCTCCAGCACTTTACCGATAACCAGATTCTTGCCGAGGTGAACGCCTTATGCCCGTACTAG
- a CDS encoding CoB--CoM heterodisulfide reductase iron-sulfur subunit B family protein, translating into MSKQYAYYPGCSAMGSSIEYDISTRALCKSLGVELVDIPDWNCCGSTPAHASDHLLSASLVARNLAIAESMDVEGIITPCPSCLKNLKTTSLRMQRKDFHEKVESIVERPVRADLPIRSVLQTVVEHCSPQSIAEHVSKPLKSLKVVPYYGCIMNRPPDVMTFDDPENPTSLDRLMGALGAEVLPFPHKVDCCGASLGLVRRELVTRLSGRILDAAASLGADAIVTACPMCQLNLDLRQNQINRANGTQHSMPIFYYTQLAGLALGQSESCLRMDKLCVSPAKALQQVGAPAQEERAR; encoded by the coding sequence ATGAGCAAGCAATACGCCTATTACCCGGGATGCTCCGCCATGGGCTCCTCCATTGAATACGATATTTCCACCCGCGCCCTGTGCAAATCGCTGGGTGTGGAACTGGTGGATATTCCCGACTGGAACTGCTGCGGATCAACCCCCGCGCATGCCAGCGACCATCTTCTTTCAGCCAGCCTGGTAGCCCGTAACCTTGCCATTGCCGAGAGCATGGACGTGGAAGGCATCATCACCCCTTGCCCCAGCTGCCTGAAAAATCTGAAGACCACCAGTCTGCGCATGCAGCGCAAGGACTTTCATGAAAAGGTGGAGAGCATTGTGGAACGCCCCGTGCGTGCCGATCTGCCCATACGTTCCGTGCTGCAGACCGTTGTAGAGCATTGCTCTCCGCAGTCCATTGCTGAACATGTATCCAAGCCTCTCAAGAGCCTGAAGGTGGTGCCTTACTACGGATGCATCATGAACCGCCCACCGGATGTCATGACCTTTGATGATCCGGAAAACCCCACAAGTCTGGACAGACTCATGGGTGCACTGGGGGCAGAAGTGCTCCCCTTCCCGCACAAGGTGGACTGCTGCGGTGCCTCGCTGGGCCTCGTGCGTCGCGAGCTGGTCACCCGTCTTTCAGGCCGCATTCTGGACGCAGCAGCCTCGCTGGGGGCAGACGCCATTGTCACGGCCTGCCCCATGTGCCAGCTCAACCTTGATCTGAGGCAAAACCAGATCAACAGAGCAAATGGAACGCAGCACAGCATGCCGATTTTCTATTACACCCAGCTTGCCGGTCTGGCACTGGGCCAGAGCGAATCCTGCCTGCGTATGGACAAGCTGTGCGTCAGCCCGGCAAAAGCCCTGCAACAGGTCGGGGCTCCTGCCCAAGAGGAGCGTGCACGATGA